One genomic region from Chloroherpetonaceae bacterium encodes:
- a CDS encoding Gfo/Idh/MocA family oxidoreductase, with translation MNLEFGKSVRVGVVGVGKLGELHSKLLAELALERKDMIFSGVFDENRERLKAVAKKHNTKAFENIEHLSEECDALIIATPTSFHFQVSLSLLKKGKHLFIEKPITATPEEAEQLIRLETEHSAKIQVGHIERFNPALVAAEPHLGEPVFITAERLAGFTKRATDVSVVLDLMIHDIDLILSIIQSPVTSVSATGASVFSDEWDIANARLEFQNGAVATVTSSRISRAKVRKMRLFCKNPNAYASLDLTSGKSEIFKIVPIAETKERKRSLKEFATEKILTMFGEVEDVLKGNTIEYFSLEAPKINALKAEQESFIESILYQKPIRVGSTDGKKALEVAADIVREISKRRLKT, from the coding sequence ATGAATTTAGAATTTGGGAAAAGCGTCCGAGTGGGCGTTGTAGGCGTTGGGAAACTTGGAGAACTTCATTCTAAACTTTTGGCGGAACTTGCCCTCGAAAGAAAGGATATGATATTCAGTGGTGTTTTTGATGAGAATCGGGAACGCCTAAAAGCGGTCGCGAAAAAGCATAATACGAAAGCCTTTGAGAATATTGAACATCTTTCGGAAGAATGCGATGCGCTCATTATTGCTACGCCAACAAGTTTTCATTTTCAAGTGTCTCTTTCTCTCTTAAAAAAAGGAAAACATCTTTTTATCGAAAAGCCGATAACCGCTACACCTGAAGAGGCTGAGCAACTTATTCGTTTGGAAACAGAACACAGTGCAAAAATTCAAGTGGGTCATATTGAGCGGTTTAATCCGGCACTGGTTGCCGCAGAACCGCATCTTGGAGAGCCCGTATTTATAACGGCGGAAAGGTTGGCTGGCTTCACAAAACGAGCGACCGATGTTTCGGTAGTGCTCGATTTAATGATTCATGACATTGATTTGATTTTGTCAATCATCCAGTCACCTGTGACATCTGTTTCAGCAACGGGAGCTTCTGTCTTTTCAGATGAATGGGATATCGCCAATGCGCGATTGGAGTTTCAGAATGGCGCTGTCGCTACAGTAACGTCAAGTAGAATTAGCCGTGCAAAGGTTCGAAAGATGAGGCTATTTTGTAAAAACCCAAATGCTTATGCCTCGCTTGATCTTACTTCGGGTAAATCTGAAATCTTTAAAATTGTCCCGATTGCTGAGACAAAAGAAAGAAAACGGAGTTTAAAGGAATTTGCAACGGAAAAAATACTCACGATGTTTGGAGAGGTTGAAGATGTTCTAAAAGGAAATACAATCGAGTATTTTTCTCTTGAAGCACCTAAAATCAATGCATTAAAAGCGGAGCAGGAAAGTTTTATCGAGTCAATTCTTTATCAAAAGCCAATTCGCGTTGGTTCAACAGACGGAAAAAAGGCACTTGAAGTCGCCGCCGATATTGTGCGCGAAATTTCAAAGCGCCGATTAAAAACTTAA
- the argR gene encoding arginine repressor — MEKQDRQLAIKEVITSEVIANQEELAVALQKKGYEVNQATLSRDLRELGIAKVNTAVGTRYVLHTEGENQRLRMLISYEIESIISNDSLVVVKTLPGRASGVAQILDSIGLPDIMATLAGDNVIFIAPINTRRTKQIEEALRKIVSQARKDAKENLT, encoded by the coding sequence ATGGAAAAACAGGATAGGCAACTGGCAATTAAAGAAGTCATCACTTCGGAGGTCATTGCAAATCAAGAGGAATTGGCCGTAGCGTTGCAAAAAAAGGGGTATGAAGTTAATCAAGCCACCCTTTCACGAGACCTTCGTGAACTCGGCATCGCAAAAGTGAATACTGCTGTCGGAACACGGTATGTGCTTCACACAGAAGGAGAGAATCAACGTCTTCGGATGTTGATTAGCTATGAAATTGAATCAATCATATCAAATGATTCACTTGTTGTTGTTAAAACGTTGCCGGGCCGGGCGAGTGGAGTCGCACAGATTTTGGATTCAATCGGTTTGCCAGACATAATGGCGACGCTTGCAGGCGATAATGTCATCTTTATTGCACCAATAAACACTCGCCGTACCAAACAAATAGAAGAAGCGCTCCGAAAAATTGTTTCTCAAGCAAGAAAAGACGCAAAAGAAAATTTAACTTAA
- a CDS encoding argininosuccinate synthase, with protein MKKHKIAVAYSGGLDTSVMVKWLQEKYDADIITVTGDLGQKKELIGVEEKAYKTGAKKAFMLNLQDEFATDFIFPTLKAGALYEHTYPMATSLGRPLLAKGLAQVALAEGCDMVAHGCTGKGNDQVRFEAALAALAPDVKVIAPLRDWEFRSREEEIAYAQKHNIPVKATKENPFSIDENMWGTSIECGVLEDPRVTAPAEAYQRTVSPENAPDKAEYVTVDFEGGIPISLNGEKLSPVVLIDRLNSIGGANAIGRLDLVENRLVGIKSREIYEAPAATILHFAHRELERLTLDKDTMHYKLKLAHDFADLIYNGLWFSPLRFALSAFMNETQKVVNGSVTVKLYKGNVEIAGRYSKNSLYDLSLATYTEEDTFDHKASEGFIKIYSLPLKTYYRINGNPLQDEKVEVLAK; from the coding sequence ATGAAAAAGCATAAAATCGCCGTCGCCTACTCGGGTGGTCTTGATACTTCCGTAATGGTCAAGTGGTTGCAAGAAAAATATGATGCCGATATCATTACCGTAACAGGGGACCTTGGGCAAAAAAAGGAATTGATAGGCGTAGAGGAAAAGGCCTATAAGACTGGCGCAAAAAAAGCTTTTATGCTTAACCTTCAAGATGAATTTGCAACAGATTTTATTTTCCCTACCCTCAAAGCCGGTGCACTATATGAACATACCTATCCGATGGCCACATCATTAGGGAGACCGTTACTCGCAAAAGGGTTAGCACAAGTGGCACTTGCAGAAGGATGTGATATGGTTGCCCACGGATGTACAGGAAAGGGAAACGACCAAGTAAGGTTTGAAGCAGCACTTGCGGCACTTGCTCCTGATGTAAAAGTTATTGCCCCGCTTCGTGATTGGGAATTTCGATCAAGGGAAGAAGAAATTGCTTATGCTCAGAAGCATAATATACCTGTGAAAGCCACAAAAGAAAATCCATTTTCGATTGATGAAAATATGTGGGGAACAAGCATTGAGTGCGGTGTGCTTGAAGATCCGCGCGTAACAGCACCGGCTGAAGCTTATCAGCGAACTGTTTCGCCAGAAAACGCGCCCGATAAAGCTGAATATGTAACCGTTGATTTTGAAGGCGGTATTCCGATTTCATTGAATGGTGAAAAGCTCAGCCCAGTGGTGCTCATCGATCGCCTAAATTCGATTGGTGGTGCAAATGCAATTGGCCGTCTTGATCTTGTGGAAAATCGATTGGTGGGGATTAAGTCAAGAGAAATCTATGAAGCACCCGCAGCTACGATTCTTCACTTTGCGCATCGCGAATTGGAAAGACTCACACTCGATAAAGACACAATGCATTACAAACTGAAACTCGCTCACGACTTTGCCGATTTAATCTATAACGGACTGTGGTTTTCACCCTTGCGCTTTGCACTTTCTGCTTTTATGAATGAAACACAAAAAGTAGTTAACGGCAGTGTAACGGTTAAACTTTATAAAGGAAATGTGGAAATTGCCGGGCGCTATTCGAAAAACTCGCTTTATGATTTAAGTCTCGCCACTTACACCGAAGAAGATACTTTTGATCATAAGGCCAGCGAAGGATTCATCAAGATTTATAGCCTTCCTCTAAAAACTTATTACCGAATCAACGGCAATCCGCTTCAAGATGAAAAAGTAGAAGTCCTTGCAAAATAA
- a CDS encoding glutathione peroxidase: MTQNFSFKKITGEETSLSNYSGKAVLIVNVASKCGYTPQYTGLEKLHETFSEKGLAVVGFPCNQFGAQEPGSEEEIQRFCTSNYGVQFDMMSKIDVKGSGAHPLYQWLTSNAEPKGDVKWNFEKFLLDKKGNIVGRFESGVAPESEKLIRAIESALA; this comes from the coding sequence ATGACTCAAAATTTTTCATTCAAAAAAATTACGGGAGAAGAAACATCACTCTCGAACTACTCGGGTAAGGCCGTGTTGATTGTGAATGTCGCATCGAAGTGCGGTTATACGCCTCAATACACCGGATTAGAAAAACTTCATGAAACATTTTCAGAAAAGGGACTTGCTGTTGTCGGATTTCCCTGCAATCAATTTGGAGCGCAAGAGCCCGGAAGTGAAGAAGAGATTCAACGCTTTTGTACGAGTAACTACGGCGTTCAATTTGATATGATGTCGAAAATTGATGTGAAGGGTAGTGGTGCCCACCCGCTTTATCAATGGCTTACCTCGAACGCAGAACCGAAAGGGGATGTGAAATGGAACTTCGAAAAGTTTTTATTAGATAAAAAGGGAAATATTGTAGGTCGATTTGAAAGCGGTGTTGCTCCTGAATCGGAAAAGTTGATAAGAGCGATTGAATCTGCTCTTGCCTAA
- the thiD gene encoding bifunctional hydroxymethylpyrimidine kinase/phosphomethylpyrimidine kinase, giving the protein MIYKKLLTIAGSDSGGGAGIQADIKTFSALGCYGMSVLTALTAQNTIAVTAIHDLPPSFIKSQLDAVFSDIGADAVKIGMLSTPEVIETVANALEEYKPRFVVLDPVMVAKSGDKLLRDEAIHTLKSRLIPMSTILTPNLPEAAILLEDASLTAESSNAQLEESAQALCNFGANAVLLKGGHRNSINGEIHDCLINDEKEMIWIKSVRLTTPNTHGTGCTLSSAIAAYLAKGMSLTEAVRNASKYLSGAIEAGSMMKLGKSENGHGPVHHFYQLWSHT; this is encoded by the coding sequence ATGATCTATAAAAAACTTTTAACCATCGCCGGTAGCGATAGTGGCGGTGGTGCTGGTATTCAAGCAGACATAAAAACATTTTCTGCCCTTGGCTGCTATGGGATGAGCGTGCTCACCGCGCTCACTGCTCAAAACACGATCGCCGTTACCGCGATACACGATTTGCCGCCTTCATTCATCAAATCGCAATTGGATGCGGTTTTTTCAGATATCGGTGCCGATGCCGTGAAAATAGGAATGCTTTCGACGCCTGAGGTGATTGAAACCGTTGCCAATGCACTTGAAGAATATAAACCTCGTTTCGTTGTACTCGACCCCGTGATGGTGGCCAAAAGCGGAGATAAGTTATTGCGCGATGAAGCCATTCACACCTTGAAATCACGCTTAATTCCAATGTCAACCATACTTACGCCTAATTTACCGGAAGCAGCCATTTTACTTGAAGATGCTTCTTTGACGGCAGAATCTAGCAATGCTCAACTCGAGGAATCTGCCCAAGCTTTATGCAACTTTGGAGCGAATGCCGTGCTTTTGAAAGGTGGTCATCGAAATAGCATAAATGGTGAGATTCACGATTGCTTGATCAATGATGAAAAGGAAATGATTTGGATAAAGAGCGTTCGTTTAACCACTCCGAATACACACGGTACGGGTTGCACGCTTTCATCTGCAATTGCCGCGTATCTTGCGAAAGGTATGTCTCTTACTGAAGCCGTACGCAATGCTTCTAAGTATCTCTCCGGTGCAATAGAAGCAGGATCGATGATGAAACTCGGCAAATCTGAAAATGGTCACGGACCTGTTCATCACTTCTACCAACTTTGGAGTCACACTTAA
- a CDS encoding sigma 54-interacting transcriptional regulator, translating into MEYQKIRTLGELKASGYKTRSVKEEIRSNLIAKLKSGQEIFPGIVGYERTVIPQLQNALLSRHDIILLGLRGQAKTKLIRMMTNLLDEVIPIVKGSEINDSPFNPLSKFARERVLHEGDETEIAWIPREQRYSEKLATPDVTIADLIGDIDPIKAATQRLSYADENVIHYGIIPRTNRGIFAINELPDLQPRIQVGLLNIMQEKDIQIRGFQVRIPLDIFIIFSANPEDYTNRGNIITPLKDRIDSQIITHYPRTIESGIDITMKESWTSRPSVKIEVPYYFRELIEHIAFEARKSEYIDQKSGVSARLTISAMENLVSNAERRAILNEEATTLTRISDLFQTIPAITGKIELVYEGEQEGAINVAKMLVGKAVLQVFKKYCPDPNKKVQGQNAYHSITNWFAQGNTIDIYNDMKFDDYAAALSKVKGLKEVTESTLKPRTKDELATGMEFILEGLYQHSMVGKDELEASRTYSDMIGKIMSSVGGNKFER; encoded by the coding sequence ATGGAATATCAAAAAATCCGAACACTCGGTGAATTGAAAGCCTCTGGCTACAAAACACGTTCGGTGAAAGAAGAGATCCGCTCTAACTTGATTGCAAAGTTAAAGTCGGGTCAAGAAATTTTTCCCGGAATTGTCGGTTATGAACGTACAGTCATTCCGCAACTTCAAAATGCCTTGCTATCGCGTCATGATATCATTTTGCTTGGGCTTCGCGGTCAAGCAAAAACAAAGCTCATTCGGATGATGACTAATCTCTTAGACGAGGTCATTCCAATTGTTAAAGGGTCAGAAATTAATGACAGTCCCTTCAATCCACTTTCAAAATTTGCACGCGAACGCGTTTTACATGAAGGTGATGAAACTGAAATTGCTTGGATTCCAAGGGAGCAGCGCTATAGTGAAAAACTTGCCACACCTGACGTGACAATCGCCGACTTAATTGGCGATATCGACCCGATTAAAGCTGCGACACAGCGCCTGAGTTATGCCGATGAAAATGTAATTCACTACGGAATTATTCCGCGAACCAACCGTGGAATTTTTGCCATCAATGAATTACCTGACCTTCAACCCCGAATTCAAGTTGGTTTACTGAACATCATGCAAGAAAAGGATATTCAAATTAGAGGATTTCAAGTTCGAATTCCTCTGGATATTTTTATCATCTTTTCCGCCAATCCTGAAGATTATACCAATCGCGGCAATATTATCACCCCTTTGAAAGACCGTATCGATTCTCAAATCATCACCCATTACCCAAGAACCATTGAATCCGGCATCGATATCACGATGAAAGAATCGTGGACTTCAAGGCCAAGCGTTAAAATTGAGGTGCCTTATTACTTCCGTGAATTAATTGAGCATATTGCTTTTGAAGCACGCAAGAGCGAGTACATTGATCAAAAATCCGGTGTCTCTGCACGGCTTACCATCAGCGCTATGGAAAATCTTGTCAGCAATGCCGAGCGCCGGGCAATATTAAATGAAGAAGCCACAACATTAACGCGAATTTCGGACTTATTTCAAACAATTCCTGCAATTACTGGGAAAATTGAGTTGGTTTATGAAGGTGAACAAGAAGGCGCAATTAATGTGGCTAAAATGCTCGTTGGAAAAGCCGTGTTGCAAGTCTTTAAAAAATATTGTCCTGACCCGAATAAAAAAGTCCAAGGTCAAAATGCGTATCATTCCATCACCAATTGGTTTGCACAAGGCAATACGATTGACATCTACAACGATATGAAGTTTGACGATTATGCCGCGGCACTTTCAAAGGTGAAAGGGTTGAAAGAAGTGACGGAATCAACCTTGAAGCCTCGTACCAAAGACGAATTAGCTACGGGAATGGAATTTATTTTGGAAGGACTTTACCAACATTCAATGGTCGGGAAAGACGAGTTGGAGGCCTCCCGAACATACTCCGATATGATCGGAAAGATTATGTCAAGCGTGGGCGGAAATAAATTTGAGCGGTAA
- a CDS encoding enoyl-CoA hydratase-related protein, whose amino-acid sequence MTYQCILTSIDETTYVASITLNRPEALNALNFQLMTELNHALATFDQNPAVRAILISGSEKAFAAGADIKEMVEATPMEMLSKGYLEMWDAVAAIHKPTIAAVSGYALGGGFELALACDILVASETAKFGFPEVNIGVIPGAGGTQRLSRIVGTKKAMELILTGKQITAADAYGMGLINHVYPQSSYLDDAKKLTAEIASKAPLAVRMAKEAVHNSDRTFIHSGIELERRLFSILFSTSDMREGMKAFIEKRKPVWNGH is encoded by the coding sequence ATGACATATCAGTGTATTTTAACTTCGATTGATGAAACCACTTATGTGGCAAGTATTACCTTAAATCGGCCGGAAGCCCTGAATGCGTTGAATTTCCAACTGATGACCGAGTTGAATCATGCGCTTGCAACCTTTGATCAAAATCCTGCTGTTCGCGCTATTCTAATTTCGGGTTCCGAAAAAGCCTTCGCTGCTGGGGCAGACATTAAAGAAATGGTGGAAGCAACTCCGATGGAAATGCTTTCAAAAGGGTATTTGGAAATGTGGGATGCAGTCGCTGCGATTCATAAACCAACGATAGCTGCAGTTTCGGGGTATGCTTTAGGCGGCGGGTTTGAATTGGCACTTGCTTGTGATATTCTCGTTGCATCCGAAACAGCAAAATTTGGTTTTCCCGAAGTAAATATCGGCGTGATTCCCGGCGCAGGCGGAACCCAGCGGCTTTCGAGAATTGTGGGCACCAAAAAGGCGATGGAATTAATTCTTACCGGCAAACAAATAACGGCTGCCGATGCTTATGGAATGGGTCTGATTAATCATGTTTATCCTCAATCTTCCTACTTGGATGATGCAAAAAAATTAACTGCTGAAATTGCTTCAAAAGCGCCGCTTGCAGTACGGATGGCAAAAGAGGCAGTCCATAATTCTGATCGTACATTTATTCATTCAGGCATCGAATTAGAGCGTCGGCTATTTTCAATTCTCTTTTCAACTTCTGATATGCGCGAAGGAATGAAGGCTTTTATCGAAAAGCGAAAACCCGTTTGGAACGGACATTAA